A stretch of Myxococcus hansupus DNA encodes these proteins:
- a CDS encoding caspase family protein, with translation MMGRTTAGGWVRLAGLLAAVCLGVWGQASAAATQPVAEPAVTLRRFALLVGSSEGGEGRERLRYAGSDALAMSRVLEELGGVAVADRVLLLEADRKGLLAALERMRVLVETANAEGVRSELVLYYSGHSDEDGLLPRGERLSYDALKQGLRAVPVDVRIAILDSCGSGGLTRFKGGVHRPGFLTDASSQVRGHAYLASSSANEVAQESDSIGASFFTHFLVTGLRGAADSSGDGRVTLHEAYQFAFHETLARTERSQGGPQHAAYDIQLAGSGDLVLTDLRSSRVRLTVAEDVQGRLFVRDWGNQLVAELQKPAGRRLALGLEAGRYHVVLERPSQRLEAELTVSPKGGSELRAEHFVPVTLTRTAARGGTGVRAEALSTGEPVARLEVPSVPLNLSLVPPLATGSLKGGGGRNHLALGVLGVRSVQLQGLGASAGVGWVDGTVEGFQVSGVANVAGGEIFGLQTAFGGNLAFGGGTGGQVSAVFNMTERDFKGFQVSITANRAASSLQGFQAAAGINLAERLAGAQVGLINISGDVTGAQVGLINVAADVRGVQLGLINIADDVSVPLGLLSIVRKGRFVLELSADDVMPLSVGIKYGSRTVYVLATTGVGIGEDSLRTFLNLGLGVHFPLDMADRYSLDVDLSYGSWQPNFYGSGPKNTLFRMRATLGWELRRRFALFGGVSLNAYDPSSQDEDRNVSWLPQWKLGKGPGGIRMWPGLLLGVRI, from the coding sequence ATGATGGGACGCACCACTGCGGGAGGATGGGTCCGCCTGGCGGGGCTGCTGGCGGCCGTGTGCCTGGGCGTCTGGGGGCAGGCGTCCGCCGCGGCCACGCAGCCGGTGGCGGAGCCCGCGGTGACGCTGCGCCGCTTCGCGCTCCTCGTGGGCTCCAGTGAGGGCGGCGAGGGCCGTGAGCGGCTGCGCTACGCGGGCTCGGATGCGCTCGCCATGTCACGCGTGCTGGAGGAGCTGGGCGGCGTGGCGGTGGCGGACCGCGTGTTGCTGCTGGAGGCGGACCGCAAGGGGCTGCTCGCGGCGCTGGAGCGGATGCGGGTGCTGGTGGAGACCGCGAACGCGGAGGGCGTGCGCAGCGAGCTGGTGCTCTACTACTCGGGGCATTCGGATGAAGACGGCCTGCTGCCGCGCGGTGAGCGGCTGTCCTACGACGCGCTGAAGCAGGGCCTGCGCGCGGTGCCCGTGGACGTGCGCATCGCGATTCTGGATTCGTGTGGCTCCGGCGGGCTGACGCGCTTCAAGGGCGGCGTGCACCGGCCCGGCTTCCTCACGGATGCGTCGTCCCAGGTGCGAGGCCACGCGTACCTGGCCTCCAGCTCGGCGAATGAAGTGGCGCAGGAGTCGGACAGCATCGGCGCGTCCTTCTTCACGCACTTCCTGGTGACGGGGCTGCGCGGCGCAGCGGACTCCAGCGGCGATGGCCGCGTCACGTTGCACGAGGCCTACCAGTTCGCCTTCCATGAAACGTTGGCGCGCACGGAGCGCTCGCAAGGGGGGCCGCAGCACGCCGCCTACGACATCCAGCTCGCGGGCAGTGGCGACCTGGTGCTGACGGACCTGCGCAGCTCCCGCGTGCGCCTCACCGTGGCGGAGGACGTGCAGGGGCGCCTCTTCGTGCGGGACTGGGGCAACCAGCTCGTCGCCGAGCTGCAGAAGCCCGCGGGCCGGCGTCTGGCGTTGGGGCTGGAGGCGGGGCGTTACCATGTGGTGCTGGAGCGGCCCTCGCAGCGCCTCGAGGCGGAGCTGACGGTGTCTCCGAAGGGCGGCTCGGAGCTGCGCGCCGAGCACTTCGTGCCCGTGACGTTGACGCGCACGGCGGCGCGGGGTGGCACGGGCGTGCGGGCGGAGGCGCTGTCCACGGGAGAGCCGGTGGCGCGGTTGGAGGTGCCCTCCGTGCCCTTGAACCTGTCGCTGGTGCCGCCGCTGGCCACGGGCTCGCTCAAGGGCGGGGGTGGGCGCAACCACCTGGCGTTGGGCGTGCTGGGCGTGCGCTCGGTGCAGCTCCAGGGGCTGGGCGCCTCCGCGGGCGTGGGCTGGGTGGATGGGACGGTGGAGGGGTTCCAGGTGTCTGGCGTGGCGAACGTGGCGGGCGGAGAGATTTTCGGACTCCAGACGGCGTTCGGCGGGAACCTCGCGTTCGGCGGCGGGACGGGCGGGCAGGTCTCCGCCGTCTTCAACATGACCGAGCGCGATTTCAAGGGCTTCCAGGTGAGCATCACCGCGAACCGCGCCGCGTCGAGCCTCCAGGGCTTCCAGGCGGCCGCGGGCATCAACCTGGCGGAGCGGCTCGCGGGCGCGCAGGTGGGGCTCATCAACATCTCCGGCGACGTCACGGGCGCGCAGGTGGGCCTCATCAACGTGGCGGCCGACGTGCGCGGCGTGCAGTTGGGCCTCATCAACATCGCCGATGACGTGTCGGTGCCCCTGGGGCTGCTGAGCATCGTCCGCAAGGGGCGCTTCGTGCTCGAGCTGTCCGCCGACGATGTGATGCCTTTGTCGGTGGGCATCAAGTACGGGAGCCGGACGGTGTACGTGCTGGCCACCACGGGCGTGGGCATCGGCGAGGACTCGCTGCGCACCTTCCTCAACCTGGGATTGGGGGTGCACTTCCCGTTGGACATGGCGGACCGCTACTCGCTGGACGTGGACCTGTCATACGGGAGCTGGCAGCCGAACTTCTATGGCTCGGGCCCCAAGAACACCCTGTTCCGGATGCGCGCCACGCTGGGCTGGGAGCTGCGCCGCCGCTTCGCGCTCTTCGGCGGTGTGTCCCTCAACGCGTATGACCCTTCGTCCCAGGACGAGGACCGGAACGTGAGCTGGTTGCCGCAGTGGAAGCTCGGCAAGGGGCCCGGCGGCATCCGCATGTGGCCGGGCCTGCTGCTGGGCGTGCGCATCTGA
- a CDS encoding TonB family protein — protein MLAHAMSSTLKARGALAAASLLLAVPVHAQAPQSGAPPADAAAPAQAQPTITKPPELVQQVEAQYPSEALAQGLTASVKLIITIADDGSVAEVLPTEPVGNGFDEAAMAAVRQFRFSPAEVDGVPAAVQVEYVYHFTLSAPEPEEGASEAEAAQPKAVLTGQLISRGSRSRVPNATVRCGDDPDAPEVMSDEDGRFTLEVPAGVCEVRVVATGFQLYQTKEELRPNETTEVNFYLAPSGGGLETVIRSERPKKEVVRRTITREEAQKTPGSFGDPIRVIQSLPGVARAPFISGELLVRGSNPGQTATMMDGVEIPLLFHLLGGPSVVNAEFIDQLDFYPGGYGSQYGRAVGGIVEVGTRKGASDTLHGSVKVDLLDAGFFLESPITDGISVAAAARRSYIDTILPAVLPQTEGGTLSVVPRYWDYQVRVDFGAKRSTPNDEPEVTANGARSSGYIMAFGSDDQLRIVSTGPETERDLELDTRTNFHRVKGDWTYRKGNMWSVFTPFVGLDRSNIDFGLARQEGRTYTLGAREVLGIELSSMLTVRTGLDLVFEHESYDVAFPAPRGIEYVPFPGAEPVGQQLEEQIALSAFDGALFLEADLQLGRFTFTPGVRGNLQSVGNTRNLALDPRLWVRYTATSRTNLKGSVGLYSQPPETFRFITMPYGNPNLSYQRAFQSSLGVEHRFTDAFNVDVTGFFNRRFNNVVAPGQLVTNEGGGVFTQPYSNDGIGRAYGVEVMVKKERTSATDKWSGWLSYTFSRAEDGRAGPRPQGGGLFGGGGAVPDDSTYGLSPWDQTHILTLVASYVLGNGWELGGRFRYTSGRPMTPLAGGADVYDADRNRFNATFGPYFSARTGGFHQLDVRLDKSFQFQNWTLTAYLDVQNLYNAKNVEFVFNDYRFRREYEVPGIPILPVVGVKGSF, from the coding sequence ATGCTTGCACACGCCATGTCCTCCACCTTGAAAGCCCGAGGCGCGCTCGCCGCCGCATCGCTCCTGCTGGCGGTGCCCGTGCACGCGCAGGCGCCACAGTCCGGCGCACCTCCCGCGGATGCGGCCGCGCCGGCGCAGGCCCAGCCCACCATCACCAAGCCGCCCGAGCTGGTGCAGCAGGTGGAGGCGCAATATCCGTCCGAAGCGCTGGCGCAGGGGCTCACCGCGTCGGTGAAGCTCATCATCACCATCGCGGATGACGGCTCGGTGGCGGAGGTACTGCCCACCGAGCCCGTGGGCAATGGCTTCGACGAGGCGGCGATGGCGGCCGTGCGTCAGTTCCGCTTCTCTCCCGCCGAGGTCGACGGCGTGCCCGCCGCGGTGCAGGTGGAGTACGTCTATCACTTCACCCTGAGCGCGCCGGAGCCGGAGGAGGGCGCGTCGGAAGCGGAGGCCGCGCAGCCGAAGGCCGTTCTCACCGGCCAGCTCATCTCGCGCGGCAGCCGCTCGCGCGTGCCCAACGCCACGGTGCGCTGCGGTGACGACCCGGATGCGCCCGAGGTGATGTCCGACGAGGACGGCCGCTTCACGCTGGAGGTGCCCGCGGGCGTCTGTGAAGTGCGCGTGGTGGCCACCGGCTTCCAGCTCTACCAGACGAAGGAGGAGCTGCGGCCGAACGAGACGACGGAGGTGAACTTCTACCTCGCGCCGTCGGGCGGCGGCCTGGAGACGGTGATTCGCTCCGAGCGGCCGAAGAAGGAGGTCGTGCGCCGCACCATCACCCGTGAGGAGGCGCAGAAGACGCCGGGCTCCTTCGGTGACCCCATCCGCGTCATCCAGTCGCTGCCCGGCGTGGCGCGCGCGCCCTTCATCTCCGGCGAGTTGTTGGTCCGTGGCTCGAACCCGGGCCAGACGGCGACGATGATGGACGGGGTTGAAATCCCCCTCCTGTTCCACCTCCTCGGCGGCCCCTCGGTGGTCAACGCCGAGTTCATCGACCAGCTCGACTTCTACCCGGGCGGCTACGGCAGCCAGTACGGCCGCGCGGTGGGCGGCATCGTCGAGGTGGGCACGCGCAAGGGCGCCTCGGACACGCTGCACGGCTCGGTGAAGGTGGACCTGCTGGACGCGGGCTTCTTCCTGGAGAGCCCGATTACGGACGGCATCAGCGTGGCCGCGGCCGCGCGCCGTTCGTACATCGACACGATTCTGCCCGCCGTCCTCCCCCAGACGGAGGGGGGCACGCTCTCCGTGGTGCCGCGCTATTGGGACTACCAGGTGCGCGTGGACTTCGGCGCGAAGCGGAGCACGCCGAACGATGAGCCGGAGGTGACGGCGAATGGCGCGCGCAGCTCCGGCTACATCATGGCCTTCGGCAGCGATGACCAGCTTCGCATCGTGTCCACCGGCCCCGAGACGGAGCGCGACCTGGAGCTGGACACGCGCACGAACTTCCACCGCGTGAAGGGCGACTGGACCTACCGCAAGGGCAACATGTGGTCCGTGTTCACGCCCTTCGTCGGCCTGGACCGCAGCAACATCGACTTCGGCCTCGCGCGGCAGGAGGGCAGGACGTACACGTTGGGCGCCCGCGAGGTGCTCGGCATCGAGCTGTCCTCCATGCTCACCGTGCGCACCGGTCTGGACCTCGTCTTCGAGCACGAGAGCTACGACGTGGCGTTCCCCGCGCCGCGCGGCATCGAGTACGTGCCCTTCCCCGGAGCCGAGCCGGTGGGCCAGCAGTTGGAGGAGCAGATTGCCCTGAGCGCCTTCGACGGCGCGCTCTTCCTGGAAGCCGACCTGCAGTTGGGGCGCTTCACCTTCACGCCGGGCGTGCGCGGCAACCTCCAGTCGGTGGGCAACACGCGGAACCTGGCGTTGGACCCGCGGTTGTGGGTCCGTTACACGGCCACCTCGCGCACCAACCTCAAGGGCTCGGTGGGTCTGTACAGCCAGCCGCCGGAGACGTTCCGTTTCATCACGATGCCGTACGGCAACCCGAACCTCTCCTACCAGCGCGCCTTCCAGAGCAGCCTCGGCGTGGAGCACCGCTTCACCGACGCGTTCAACGTGGACGTCACCGGCTTCTTCAACCGCCGCTTCAACAACGTGGTGGCGCCCGGCCAACTGGTCACCAACGAGGGCGGCGGTGTCTTCACGCAGCCGTACTCCAACGACGGCATCGGCCGCGCGTACGGCGTCGAGGTGATGGTGAAGAAGGAGCGGACCTCCGCCACGGACAAGTGGTCCGGCTGGCTGTCGTACACCTTCAGCCGCGCCGAGGACGGCCGCGCGGGGCCCCGGCCCCAGGGCGGAGGACTCTTTGGCGGTGGCGGCGCCGTGCCCGACGATTCGACGTATGGCCTCAGCCCCTGGGACCAGACGCACATCCTCACGCTGGTGGCCAGCTACGTGCTGGGCAACGGCTGGGAGCTGGGCGGACGCTTCCGCTACACCAGCGGCCGGCCCATGACGCCGCTGGCGGGCGGCGCCGACGTGTACGACGCGGACCGCAACCGCTTCAACGCGACGTTCGGCCCCTACTTCTCCGCGCGCACCGGCGGCTTCCACCAACTGGACGTGCGCTTGGACAAGAGCTTCCAGTTCCAGAACTGGACGCTCACGGCGTATCTCGACGTGCAGAACCTCTACAACGCGAAGAACGTCGAATTCGTCTTCAATGATTACCGGTTCCGTCGCGAGTACGAGGTGCCGGGCATTCCCATCCTCCCCGTGGTGGGTGTGAAAGGAAGCTTCTGA
- a CDS encoding energy transducer TonB, whose amino-acid sequence MSQAVLDTASTPPAHDRSLVVVGVFLFVSLGIHVGGFWVLGEGVDRSRPAPVRPVEMVMVEVRKPPPPPPEEPKPEEPKPPPPKPVKPPPVKVAAAPRPLPPPPVNAPPPPNDTPPPEPSAKPPPLVVGMTMSSTTSAGSFAAPVGNTAYGRTGNTATDPKEVKGYSAPKYAPIYQVDSEPTVASEVKIPYPEEARRAGVEGTVTLSIAIDHEGKVSSVKILKGPGYGLNEAARDAIRRFRFKPAIKGGEPVATEMKYSYTFLLD is encoded by the coding sequence ATGAGTCAGGCGGTCCTCGACACTGCATCCACGCCGCCCGCGCACGACCGATCGTTGGTCGTGGTGGGCGTCTTCTTGTTCGTCTCGCTGGGGATTCACGTCGGCGGTTTCTGGGTGCTGGGCGAGGGCGTGGACCGTTCGCGCCCCGCGCCCGTGCGCCCGGTGGAGATGGTGATGGTGGAGGTGCGGAAGCCGCCCCCGCCGCCTCCCGAGGAGCCCAAGCCGGAGGAGCCCAAGCCCCCACCGCCCAAACCGGTGAAGCCGCCTCCGGTGAAGGTCGCGGCGGCGCCTCGGCCGCTTCCGCCTCCGCCCGTGAATGCGCCTCCGCCGCCCAACGACACGCCGCCGCCGGAGCCGTCGGCCAAGCCGCCGCCGCTCGTGGTGGGCATGACGATGTCGTCCACCACCAGCGCGGGCTCCTTCGCCGCGCCCGTGGGCAACACCGCCTACGGCCGCACGGGCAACACCGCCACAGACCCCAAGGAGGTGAAGGGCTACAGCGCGCCCAAGTACGCGCCCATCTACCAGGTGGACTCCGAGCCCACCGTGGCCTCCGAAGTGAAGATTCCCTATCCGGAGGAGGCGCGGCGTGCGGGCGTCGAGGGCACCGTCACGCTGTCCATCGCCATCGACCACGAGGGCAAGGTGTCCTCGGTGAAGATTCTCAAGGGCCCCGGCTACGGCCTCAACGAAGCCGCGCGGGACGCCATCCGCCGCTTCCGCTTCAAGCCCGCCATCAAGGGCGGCGAGCCCGTCGCCACGGAGATGAAGTACTCCTACACCTTCCTCCTCGATTGA
- a CDS encoding ExbD/TolR family protein, translated as MAGGAQDNDEEITGINVTPLVDVVLVLLIIFMVTANFIVRETVEVDLPRAANGGETVQGLVNVVLDKEGKLFFDGTEVTEKELEAKVVEAIAKDKETRAIISADQSLPYGRVMRLIDVVKGQGIAKFALNIEKDAAPAAAAAAP; from the coding sequence ATGGCTGGCGGCGCGCAGGACAACGACGAGGAAATCACGGGCATCAACGTCACGCCGCTGGTGGACGTGGTGCTGGTGCTGCTCATCATCTTCATGGTGACGGCCAACTTCATCGTCCGCGAGACGGTGGAGGTGGACCTGCCCCGCGCCGCCAATGGCGGTGAGACGGTGCAGGGCCTGGTCAACGTGGTGCTGGACAAGGAGGGCAAGCTCTTCTTCGACGGCACCGAGGTGACGGAGAAGGAGCTGGAGGCCAAGGTCGTGGAGGCCATCGCCAAGGACAAGGAGACGCGCGCCATCATCAGCGCCGACCAGTCCCTGCCCTACGGCCGCGTGATGCGGCTCATCGACGTGGTGAAGGGCCAGGGCATCGCGAAGTTCGCGCTCAACATCGAGAAGGACGCAGCCCCCGCGGCCGCGGCCGCCGCGCCTTGA
- a CDS encoding MotA/TolQ/ExbB proton channel family protein: protein MPSIAVLAQAHPEQLGWLSTKLLSVTLTSAEWVLWVLVCLSVLSIAIMLERTVYFARHRLPDSEALAVRLARGELDAVKAAIQGRQGMEAAILREGLACADQGPDTVEQVIASTLSRERPRYERFLSYLGTLGNNAPFIGLFGTVLGIIKAFHDLGNMNAQGGGGGMQQTVMAGISEALVATAVGLAVAIPAVVAFNVFSRQLKTLTSRANALGYALVGTLRSEAR, encoded by the coding sequence ATGCCGTCCATCGCCGTACTCGCCCAGGCGCATCCCGAGCAACTGGGGTGGCTCAGCACCAAGCTCCTGAGCGTGACGCTCACCTCCGCCGAGTGGGTGCTGTGGGTGCTGGTGTGCCTGTCGGTGCTCTCCATCGCCATCATGTTGGAGCGCACGGTGTACTTCGCCCGCCACCGGCTGCCGGATTCGGAGGCGCTGGCGGTGCGGCTGGCGCGCGGTGAGTTGGACGCGGTGAAGGCCGCCATCCAAGGCCGCCAGGGCATGGAGGCCGCCATCCTGCGCGAAGGGCTGGCGTGCGCGGACCAGGGCCCGGACACCGTGGAGCAGGTGATTGCGTCCACCCTGTCGCGCGAGCGCCCGCGCTACGAGCGCTTCCTGTCGTACCTGGGCACGCTGGGCAACAACGCGCCCTTCATCGGGCTGTTCGGCACGGTGCTCGGCATCATCAAGGCCTTCCATGACCTGGGGAACATGAATGCCCAGGGCGGTGGCGGCGGCATGCAGCAGACCGTCATGGCCGGCATCTCCGAGGCGCTCGTCGCCACGGCCGTGGGGTTGGCGGTGGCGATTCCCGCCGTGGTGGCCTTCAACGTCTTCAGCCGTCAGCTCAAGACCCTCACCAGCCGCGCCAATGCGCTGGGCTACGCGCTGGTGGGCACCCTGCGCTCGGAGGCCCGTTAG
- a CDS encoding SDR family oxidoreductase, with product MRGMRGKTVVVTGASAGIGEALAVVLAGRGANLVLAARNEEALQRVKARCETAGGRAVVVPTDVGDAEACHHLVDRAVEAFGGIDVLVNNAGVTMDARVDEVKDLGLFERVMRINYLGSVYCTYHALPHLKSRRGLVVAVSSLTGKTGVPNRSGYAASKHAMHGFFDSLRIELRGTGVDVTVVCPGFVATNIRDSALGADGQPVRQSKHNERAGDNMDVDTCVAIILKAMDQREREVVMTTKARVAQFLKLVAPGLVDRIAAKTIQDRQR from the coding sequence ATGCGCGGCATGCGAGGAAAAACGGTGGTCGTCACGGGCGCTTCCGCGGGCATTGGCGAGGCACTGGCGGTGGTGCTGGCCGGACGCGGCGCCAACCTGGTGTTGGCGGCGCGCAACGAAGAGGCGCTCCAGCGGGTCAAGGCGCGGTGTGAAACCGCGGGCGGACGCGCGGTGGTGGTGCCCACGGATGTAGGCGACGCGGAGGCGTGCCACCACCTGGTGGACCGCGCCGTGGAGGCCTTCGGTGGCATCGACGTGCTCGTCAACAACGCAGGCGTGACGATGGACGCGCGCGTGGACGAGGTGAAGGACCTGGGCCTCTTCGAGCGGGTGATGCGCATCAACTACCTGGGCTCGGTGTACTGCACCTACCACGCCCTGCCCCACCTCAAGTCCCGGCGCGGGCTGGTGGTGGCCGTCTCGTCCCTCACGGGCAAGACGGGCGTGCCCAACCGCAGCGGCTACGCGGCCAGCAAACACGCCATGCACGGCTTCTTCGACTCGCTTCGCATCGAGCTGCGCGGCACCGGCGTGGACGTAACGGTGGTGTGCCCCGGCTTCGTCGCCACCAACATCCGCGACAGCGCCCTGGGCGCGGACGGCCAGCCCGTGCGGCAGAGCAAGCACAACGAGCGCGCGGGCGACAACATGGACGTGGACACCTGCGTGGCCATCATCCTGAAGGCCATGGACCAGCGCGAGCGCGAGGTGGTGATGACCACCAAGGCCCGCGTGGCCCAGTTCCTCAAGCTGGTGGCTCCCGGTCTGGTGGACCGCATCGCCGCGAAGACCATCCAGGACCGGCAGCGCTGA
- a CDS encoding effector-associated domain EAD1-containing protein yields MELDGAERDELQRALTSAFASVEHLRKVVATTCRRDLESLGISGGLRERVFTLIHRAEAEGWLRELIRGAHQALPRHPRLHRFVQAYLASVQRSIPRVGLERIFGSGRADAERERWRKRLASIERQVCRVEPEVGAALGTGFLVSPSVVLTNFHVIENRLLESLRVRFGRKVLQDGTLLHPGTVYRVTRCLARSPYSPADLMHPRPRDATPGELDYAFLEVAGVPGEDLVDGESRGWLELPDSRESFTPGSLVLIVQHPAGQPMSVALDEFLGVNPGRTRVAYRACTGPGSSGAPCFTQDLRLAALHHSGGPRMPLSVVGHNEGIPIDTIRGSLSGSMLNQLGWG; encoded by the coding sequence ATGGAGCTCGACGGCGCGGAGAGGGACGAGCTGCAGCGGGCGCTGACCAGCGCCTTTGCTTCGGTGGAGCACCTTCGCAAGGTGGTGGCCACCACCTGTCGCAGGGACCTGGAATCGCTGGGTATCTCGGGAGGTTTGCGTGAGCGCGTCTTCACGCTCATCCACCGGGCGGAGGCGGAGGGCTGGCTGCGAGAGCTGATTCGCGGCGCACATCAGGCCTTGCCCCGCCACCCGCGCCTCCATCGCTTCGTCCAGGCCTACCTCGCATCCGTGCAGCGCAGCATTCCGCGTGTCGGATTGGAGCGCATCTTCGGCAGCGGGCGGGCGGACGCGGAGCGCGAGCGTTGGCGCAAGCGCCTGGCCTCCATCGAACGGCAGGTGTGCCGCGTGGAGCCGGAGGTGGGCGCGGCGCTGGGCACCGGCTTCCTGGTGTCGCCCAGCGTGGTGCTCACCAACTTCCATGTCATCGAGAACCGGCTGCTGGAGTCGCTGCGCGTGCGCTTTGGCCGCAAGGTCCTCCAGGACGGGACGTTGTTGCACCCCGGCACGGTGTACCGCGTGACGCGGTGCCTGGCGCGCAGCCCCTACAGCCCCGCGGACCTGATGCATCCGCGTCCCCGCGACGCCACACCCGGCGAGCTGGACTATGCCTTCCTCGAGGTGGCGGGCGTCCCCGGCGAGGACCTGGTCGACGGCGAGTCCCGGGGCTGGTTGGAGCTGCCCGACTCCCGCGAGTCCTTCACCCCGGGCAGCCTGGTGCTGATCGTCCAACACCCGGCGGGCCAGCCCATGAGCGTCGCGCTGGACGAGTTTCTGGGCGTCAACCCGGGCCGCACCCGCGTGGCGTACCGCGCCTGCACGGGGCCGGGGTCCTCGGGCGCGCCCTGCTTCACCCAGGATTTGCGGCTGGCCGCGCTGCACCACAGCGGTGGGCCGCGCATGCCGCTGTCGGTGGTGGGGCACAACGAGGGCATCCCCATCGACACCATCCGCGGCAGCCTGTCCGGGAGCATGTTGAACCAGCTCGGCTGGGGGTGA